One segment of Pontibacter akesuensis DNA contains the following:
- a CDS encoding nicotinate phosphoribosyltransferase, whose product MALQQIYRTSLTLLTDLYQLTMAYGYWKNGMSEREAVFHLYFRKHPFEGGYTVAAGLEHAVEYLQQLKFTEEDCSYLRSLKGSQNQPLFEEAFLDYLRHLEFTCDVDAVPEGTLVFPSEPLVRVRGPLLQAQLIETPLLNIINFETLIATKAARIKEATKGDQVIEFGMRRAQGIDGALSAARAAYLGGADATSNLLAGQLYNIPVRGTHAHSWVQAFDSEAEAFEAYGAAFPKDSVFLVDTYDTLEGVKQAIEVAKKLQPRGFVFGGIRLDSGDLTYLSQQARILLDEAGFNSTSIVASNDLDEHLITHLKQEGAQINVWGVGTKMITAYDQPALGGVYKLAAIKNKAGEWEYKIKLSEQLVKTSNPGMLQVRRYFSQGRYLADMIYNELEPIPEQEQLVHPLDSTRRKIIEPGTKSKELLVPIFREGTLVYELPSLASIKMHTKQELSQLHESIRRYVNPHNYPAGLEENLHQQKMDMILKLRSTKSVGEV is encoded by the coding sequence ATGGCGCTCCAGCAAATCTACCGCACCTCCCTTACACTTCTCACGGATCTGTATCAACTCACGATGGCCTACGGCTACTGGAAAAATGGTATGTCCGAGCGGGAGGCGGTATTTCACCTATACTTCCGGAAGCACCCGTTTGAGGGCGGCTATACGGTGGCAGCCGGACTCGAGCATGCAGTGGAGTACCTGCAGCAGCTGAAGTTTACGGAAGAGGATTGCTCTTATTTGCGCAGTTTGAAAGGGAGCCAGAACCAACCCTTGTTTGAGGAGGCCTTCCTCGACTACCTCCGCCACCTGGAGTTCACCTGCGATGTGGATGCCGTTCCGGAAGGCACCTTGGTGTTTCCGAGCGAGCCCCTTGTGCGGGTGCGGGGACCGCTATTGCAGGCACAGCTCATCGAAACGCCCTTGCTCAACATCATTAACTTTGAGACACTGATTGCCACCAAGGCTGCGCGCATCAAAGAGGCAACCAAAGGCGACCAGGTGATAGAGTTCGGGATGCGCCGGGCACAGGGTATCGATGGAGCACTGTCGGCGGCCCGCGCGGCTTACCTTGGCGGGGCCGATGCGACTTCTAACCTGTTGGCGGGACAGCTGTACAACATTCCGGTTCGGGGCACGCACGCGCACAGCTGGGTACAGGCGTTCGATTCAGAAGCAGAAGCCTTTGAAGCCTATGGCGCTGCTTTTCCGAAAGACTCTGTTTTTTTAGTGGATACTTACGATACTTTGGAAGGCGTAAAGCAAGCAATTGAGGTAGCGAAAAAGCTGCAGCCAAGAGGGTTTGTGTTCGGTGGCATCCGCCTCGACTCCGGCGACCTGACCTACCTTAGCCAGCAGGCACGCATTCTGCTGGATGAGGCCGGATTTAACAGCACCAGCATCGTAGCCAGCAACGACCTGGACGAGCACCTGATTACACACCTGAAACAGGAGGGTGCCCAGATAAATGTGTGGGGAGTAGGCACCAAGATGATCACCGCCTACGACCAGCCTGCGCTGGGCGGCGTTTACAAACTTGCTGCCATTAAAAATAAGGCGGGCGAATGGGAGTACAAGATCAAGCTATCGGAGCAGCTCGTGAAAACTTCAAACCCGGGCATGCTACAAGTGCGGCGCTATTTCAGCCAAGGGCGTTACCTGGCCGACATGATCTACAATGAGCTGGAGCCTATACCCGAGCAGGAGCAGCTAGTGCACCCGCTGGACAGCACCCGACGGAAGATCATAGAACCGGGCACCAAATCAAAAGAGCTGCTGGTGCCGATTTTCAGGGAAGGCACGCTAGTTTATGAATTGCCCAGCTTAGCAAGTATAAAAATGCATACAAAACAAGAGCTAAGTCAGCTGCACGAGAGCATTCGCCGCTACGTGAACCCGCATAATTACCCCGCTGGCCTGGAGGAGAACCTGCATCAGCAAAAAATGGATATGATCCTGAAGTTAAGAAGCACGAAAAGCGTAGGCGAAGTATAG
- a CDS encoding restriction endonuclease translates to MARKQETLVCELCEREVLSLSRHHLVPREEGGRYGAVADLCQPCHSTLHLTFDNKELALLYNSIPALKQAEPLQKYLNWVRSKRIEKLSNRRGKKRR, encoded by the coding sequence ATGGCCAGAAAGCAGGAAACGCTGGTGTGTGAACTTTGTGAACGGGAGGTGCTAAGTTTGTCCCGCCACCACCTGGTGCCACGGGAGGAGGGAGGCCGCTACGGGGCTGTGGCCGATTTGTGCCAGCCCTGCCACAGCACACTGCACCTCACCTTCGATAACAAGGAGCTGGCGCTGCTTTACAACAGCATACCCGCCCTAAAACAGGCGGAGCCGCTCCAGAAATACCTGAACTGGGTGAGAAGTAAGCGCATCGAGAAATTATCGAACCGGCGCGGCAAAAAGCGCCGGTAA
- a CDS encoding DUF6687 family protein: protein MQQRRFIPFSEVKNQRAIVVDSAHANGIILSHWKGTPTPDAIKADTSAAIVLNALRLNLPELELPYVTANHFDIDGFVGVWALLYPELALENEELLRQMALIGDFRELDLNHPLAGEALKLVCWINARERALFYKPFEADEMEEKEAAQCVQKFRYFLREFEAVLRNPDWEKGAWEDEVASVLLGYRDMYKPETRITRHPELGLVIIETPHPVHYYALFSRTHGFDIVLSCFGGNKYELEYKYTTWVDIASRPTLPRLSLAPLATRLNELETSGHPWTADAITETGPLLRLNGDTLTRSETYESPTERKIFTSSIPLQELKQEVVFYFKQAYRSIAPKYNWSWKEVKALNE, encoded by the coding sequence ATGCAGCAGAGAAGATTCATTCCGTTTTCAGAAGTCAAGAACCAGCGGGCCATTGTAGTGGACAGCGCCCACGCCAACGGCATCATCCTTTCTCACTGGAAAGGCACCCCCACGCCCGATGCGATAAAAGCCGATACGAGTGCGGCGATTGTATTAAATGCGTTGCGCCTGAACCTGCCGGAACTGGAGTTACCTTACGTTACGGCCAACCACTTCGACATTGACGGTTTTGTGGGAGTATGGGCACTGCTGTACCCGGAACTGGCGTTGGAAAATGAGGAGTTGCTGCGGCAAATGGCCCTCATTGGCGATTTCAGGGAGCTGGACCTGAATCACCCCCTGGCTGGTGAGGCGCTGAAGCTGGTGTGCTGGATTAACGCCAGGGAGCGGGCACTTTTCTATAAGCCCTTCGAAGCCGACGAGATGGAGGAGAAGGAGGCGGCGCAATGCGTACAGAAGTTCCGTTACTTTCTGCGCGAGTTCGAGGCCGTGCTTCGCAACCCTGATTGGGAAAAGGGTGCCTGGGAGGATGAGGTAGCGAGTGTGCTGCTGGGCTACCGCGACATGTATAAGCCCGAAACACGCATCACGCGTCATCCGGAACTAGGGCTTGTAATAATAGAGACACCCCATCCTGTGCATTATTATGCACTATTCAGCCGCACCCACGGGTTTGACATCGTGCTTTCCTGCTTCGGGGGTAACAAGTATGAGCTGGAGTATAAATACACCACCTGGGTTGATATCGCCTCACGGCCCACATTGCCCCGCCTCAGCCTGGCACCCTTGGCTACTCGCCTGAACGAGCTGGAAACCTCAGGCCACCCCTGGACCGCTGATGCCATCACGGAAACAGGGCCCCTGCTACGCCTGAATGGAGATACCCTTACCCGCAGCGAAACGTATGAGAGCCCTACCGAAAGAAAGATTTTTACGTCCTCCATTCCACTTCAGGAGCTGAAACAGGAGGTAGTGTTTTATTTTAAGCAGGCATACCGCAGCATCGCCCCGAAGTATAACTGGAGCTGGAAAGAGGTAAAGGCGCTGAATGAATGA
- a CDS encoding thermonuclease family protein, with protein sequence MKKYIYLFLAISQFTACQSDHQEGQEQFRERQEAILERAQEQEAATEPAAEEEVLILEETEGAPASVATPAPSTTAGDKVVAIKDGDTVVLLRNGKEETVRLYGVDTPEKTQAFGQKAKQYASDLAFGKQVRLIVNNTDRYGRTVGTIILPDGRSLNEELVKDGYAWHYKAYSNDKNLANAEADARRFKRGLWQDPNPVAPWDYRKEKRGGATAESTASAPVPAGATKRVVYLCNSTGSNVYHLTADCYVLKRCKEEVIRTTEAVAIRTHDRRVDKVCSR encoded by the coding sequence ATGAAAAAATACATTTATCTGTTTCTGGCAATATCCCAGTTTACCGCCTGCCAGAGCGACCACCAGGAGGGGCAGGAGCAGTTCCGTGAGCGGCAGGAAGCCATACTGGAGCGTGCCCAAGAACAGGAAGCAGCTACCGAACCGGCGGCTGAAGAAGAAGTCTTGATCCTGGAGGAAACCGAAGGCGCACCTGCCTCCGTAGCCACGCCCGCTCCCTCCACTACTGCCGGTGACAAGGTGGTAGCCATAAAGGATGGCGATACGGTAGTGCTGTTGCGCAACGGCAAAGAGGAGACGGTTCGCCTGTATGGCGTGGACACCCCGGAGAAAACACAGGCTTTCGGGCAAAAGGCAAAGCAATATGCTTCAGACCTTGCTTTCGGCAAGCAAGTGCGCCTGATTGTGAACAACACCGACCGGTATGGCCGCACAGTGGGCACTATTATACTTCCGGATGGCCGCAGCCTGAACGAGGAACTGGTAAAAGACGGTTATGCCTGGCACTACAAAGCCTACTCGAACGACAAGAACCTGGCAAACGCTGAGGCTGATGCCCGGCGCTTCAAACGCGGCCTGTGGCAGGACCCGAACCCTGTTGCCCCCTGGGATTACCGCAAAGAGAAGCGCGGAGGTGCCACCGCAGAAAGCACCGCCTCGGCTCCCGTTCCGGCAGGCGCCACCAAGCGGGTGGTATACCTCTGCAACAGTACAGGCTCCAATGTTTATCACCTCACCGCCGACTGTTACGTACTTAAGCGCTGCAAAGAGGAAGTGATCAGAACCACTGAAGCCGTTGCCATTCGCACCCACGACCGCCGCGTGGATAAAGTTTGCAGCCGTTAA
- a CDS encoding universal stress protein yields MRKIICPTDFSGTSAKAVEYAVYMAQHASCHLTLLHVVHLPIVDTSETALVASELLGEQTRDAAEKLKAMVMHLEEKHGANRDGGFTCDYLVKEALLTDIAQHLTSEEAYDLVVMGTTGCDNTVEELLIGSNTESVIEEVKCPVLSIPKTAPDPKFDHIIYASDYSKEDRHALRQVVELGSFFGAKLDVVHVVKENEKTDSEEAESFWEELHSLFPNVPLSFQEITGRHRDEGLKKYYKQTGADVIAIVRKKKGFLRNLFSQSLAERMTYQAEVPLLVLHGEK; encoded by the coding sequence ATGAGAAAGATAATCTGTCCAACCGACTTTTCGGGTACCTCGGCGAAGGCAGTGGAGTATGCGGTATACATGGCGCAGCACGCCAGTTGCCACCTTACGCTGCTGCATGTCGTGCACCTGCCCATAGTTGACACATCGGAAACAGCATTGGTTGCAAGCGAACTGCTGGGGGAGCAGACACGCGATGCGGCCGAAAAGCTAAAAGCGATGGTGATGCACCTGGAGGAAAAACACGGCGCCAACCGAGACGGCGGGTTTACCTGCGACTACCTGGTGAAGGAGGCCCTGTTGACGGATATCGCGCAACACCTGACTTCTGAAGAAGCCTACGACCTGGTGGTAATGGGTACCACCGGCTGCGACAACACCGTGGAGGAACTGCTGATTGGCAGCAACACTGAATCGGTGATAGAGGAGGTGAAGTGCCCTGTGCTTTCCATCCCGAAAACCGCGCCTGACCCAAAATTTGATCACATTATCTATGCCTCCGACTACAGCAAGGAAGACCGGCACGCACTCCGTCAAGTGGTGGAGTTGGGCAGTTTTTTCGGAGCTAAGTTAGATGTGGTGCATGTGGTGAAGGAGAATGAGAAAACAGACAGCGAAGAAGCGGAGAGTTTTTGGGAAGAGCTTCATTCTCTCTTTCCGAACGTTCCGCTCTCGTTTCAGGAGATTACAGGCAGGCACCGTGACGAGGGGTTGAAAAAATACTACAAGCAGACTGGGGCAGATGTAATCGCGATTGTGCGGAAAAAGAAAGGCTTCCTGCGCAACCTGTTCTCCCAGAGCCTGGCCGAGCGCATGACGTACCAGGCGGAAGTGCCGCTGCTGGTATTGCACGGCGAAAAATGA
- a CDS encoding MFS transporter yields MKVAPQDSPGSLVPKQEIREGLLIFILAAIQFTHMVDFVIMMPLGPQLMRVFSISPREFGLLVSAYTFSAAIAGFLSALFIDRFDRKSAILALYFGFALGTLVCAMAPTFGLLLAARVVAGAFGGVLGALVLAVIGDAIPEQRRGAATGKVMAAFSVASIVGIPIGLYLASELSWHMPFYLLAGLSILILVVALKALPVMRGHLSSAVQHKPFAVLGAVARQRNLQWAMALMSTLTMAGFFVVPFISPYMVANVNFTETDLSYIYLFGGLATAFTSQWAGRLADKYGKQRIFAAAALFSMLPILAITNLPPVSHAVALVITTIFFIFFGARFVPAMSLITSSVEPKLRGSFMSINSSVQQLSAGLASFAAGFIVQESASGKLLNYGWVGIISCAITLAAIWVVGHIRQVG; encoded by the coding sequence ATGAAAGTCGCTCCACAAGATTCACCGGGAAGCCTGGTGCCCAAGCAGGAAATACGCGAGGGCCTGCTCATCTTTATACTTGCCGCCATCCAGTTCACGCACATGGTCGATTTTGTGATCATGATGCCGCTGGGGCCACAGCTTATGCGGGTATTCAGCATCTCTCCCCGGGAGTTTGGGCTGCTGGTGTCGGCCTACACGTTCAGCGCCGCCATAGCCGGTTTCCTAAGCGCCCTCTTCATCGACCGTTTCGACCGCAAAAGCGCAATTCTGGCGCTATACTTCGGATTTGCCCTAGGCACGCTGGTCTGCGCCATGGCGCCTACATTTGGGCTGCTGCTGGCCGCGCGGGTGGTGGCCGGCGCTTTTGGCGGTGTGCTGGGGGCACTGGTGCTGGCAGTGATCGGTGATGCCATACCTGAGCAACGGCGCGGCGCCGCAACGGGCAAGGTGATGGCGGCCTTCTCCGTCGCCTCCATTGTGGGAATTCCGATAGGCCTGTACCTGGCTAGTGAGCTAAGCTGGCATATGCCTTTTTACCTGTTGGCGGGGTTGAGTATACTTATACTTGTGGTGGCCCTGAAGGCGCTGCCGGTTATGCGCGGACACCTTTCCAGCGCGGTGCAGCACAAGCCTTTCGCGGTGCTGGGGGCGGTGGCAAGGCAGCGCAACCTGCAGTGGGCCATGGCGCTGATGTCTACCCTCACCATGGCCGGTTTTTTTGTCGTGCCTTTCATCAGTCCTTATATGGTCGCCAACGTCAACTTCACAGAGACTGACCTGAGCTACATCTACCTTTTCGGGGGACTGGCAACAGCTTTTACCTCGCAGTGGGCAGGGCGGCTGGCCGACAAGTATGGCAAACAGCGTATTTTCGCTGCAGCAGCCCTGTTCTCCATGCTTCCCATTCTGGCTATCACCAACCTGCCCCCGGTGTCGCATGCGGTGGCGCTCGTTATTACCACCATCTTCTTTATCTTCTTTGGCGCCCGCTTTGTCCCAGCCATGTCGCTGATCACCTCCAGCGTGGAACCTAAACTACGGGGAAGCTTCATGAGCATCAACTCATCCGTGCAGCAGCTAAGCGCCGGGCTTGCCTCCTTTGCAGCAGGCTTTATCGTGCAGGAAAGCGCATCCGGGAAGTTGCTGAATTATGGTTGGGTGGGCATTATCTCCTGTGCCATCACACTGGCAGCCATTTGGGTAGTGGGCCACATCAGGCAAGTCGGGTAA
- a CDS encoding CsgG/HfaB family protein produces the protein MQISLSLALRVLSVLLLLLFATGCAPYFNQPMKTSRAAVGAPTPANEALVNLPPPQQKVVAAVYKFRDQTGQYKPSATGASWSTAVTQGATTILLNSLEESGWFTAIERENLGNLLNERKIIRSTRAEAEQITGKPEPLLPSLLFAGIILEGGIISYEANVVTGGAGLRYFGAGGSGQYREDKVTVYLRAISTSTGEILKTVYTSKTILSQSMDFGVFRYVKFKRLLEAETGFTYNEPSDMAVKEAIDKAVQSMIIEGMLAGYWRPQNKEALESQAVKDYLQEKQDAQSSDIHGQLMAQRRGMLGISLAGGALRYNGDYADPRITPMAEAGIRFSTRSNLSLDARFGTGELSTQVNFVRRIVYGELDLNYSLFPMLAHTPYLQVGAGALFSGNDIGDALGNLSVSNLDSYVKGGLGIEFMATRRLGVDANVFSSYMLNDAIDEVERGRFNDYFWGAKIGVNYYINLYE, from the coding sequence ATGCAAATAAGCTTATCTCTTGCCCTGCGGGTACTTTCTGTGCTCTTGCTGTTGCTGTTTGCCACCGGTTGTGCCCCATACTTCAACCAACCCATGAAAACCTCACGGGCTGCCGTGGGAGCACCGACACCTGCCAACGAGGCGCTTGTGAACCTGCCCCCGCCTCAGCAAAAGGTAGTGGCCGCCGTTTATAAGTTCCGCGACCAGACCGGGCAGTACAAACCATCGGCTACGGGAGCCAGCTGGTCTACGGCCGTTACACAGGGTGCCACCACCATTTTGCTCAATTCCCTCGAGGAGTCCGGTTGGTTTACGGCCATTGAGCGGGAGAACCTGGGCAACCTGCTCAACGAGCGTAAGATCATTCGTTCCACGCGTGCAGAGGCCGAGCAGATAACCGGCAAGCCAGAGCCCCTGTTGCCGTCGCTGCTCTTTGCCGGAATAATTCTGGAGGGCGGCATCATTTCCTACGAAGCCAATGTGGTGACGGGTGGCGCAGGCCTGCGCTACTTCGGTGCCGGTGGCTCGGGGCAGTACCGCGAAGACAAGGTGACTGTGTATCTACGGGCCATCTCCACCAGCACCGGTGAAATACTTAAGACGGTTTATACTTCCAAAACAATCCTGTCGCAGTCGATGGACTTTGGTGTTTTTCGGTATGTAAAGTTCAAGCGCCTGTTAGAGGCGGAAACAGGCTTTACCTACAACGAGCCTTCCGACATGGCCGTGAAAGAGGCCATCGATAAAGCTGTTCAAAGTATGATTATAGAGGGCATGCTGGCCGGGTACTGGCGCCCGCAAAACAAGGAAGCGCTGGAGAGTCAGGCTGTAAAAGATTACCTGCAGGAAAAGCAGGATGCACAAAGCTCTGATATACACGGCCAGTTAATGGCACAGCGCCGTGGCATGCTGGGTATTAGCCTTGCCGGTGGGGCTTTGCGGTATAACGGGGATTATGCAGACCCCAGGATCACCCCAATGGCCGAGGCCGGTATCCGGTTCAGTACGCGAAGCAACCTGTCGCTGGATGCACGGTTTGGAACAGGTGAGCTGTCCACACAGGTAAATTTTGTGCGCAGGATCGTGTACGGAGAGCTGGATCTGAATTACAGCCTCTTCCCGATGCTGGCGCACACGCCCTACCTGCAGGTAGGGGCCGGGGCACTTTTCTCGGGCAATGATATCGGCGATGCCTTGGGTAACCTGTCGGTTAGTAACCTGGACAGCTATGTGAAGGGTGGGCTTGGAATAGAGTTTATGGCTACAAGGCGCCTGGGAGTAGATGCCAACGTGTTCAGTTCCTATATGCTGAACGATGCCATAGACGAAGTGGAGAGAGGCAGGTTTAACGATTATTTTTGGGGTGCCAAGATTGGGGTGAACTACTACATTAACCTTTACGAATAG
- a CDS encoding carboxypeptidase-like regulatory domain-containing protein: MLKTASTLKLVIFLMLLVGMFGCNEENLVEPEGEGSLSGQVLDASSGEPLASVSISTAPATSAIVTDADGRFRIPDIEGGAYNIMAKKAGYKPESVSVAVKNDKETAVILQLTESTTGNGAPGVPSSPSPEDNTIGISNSVTLKWQGPTSSSKDTLTYDVYLYESGSNQKKKIAEAITDTTVVAENLMHGTTYFWQVVVKNKSDATTNSPVWSFSTTALPNARYLFARSVDGNYDVFSSDGSTAGTFRLTADFSREWWPLLNPKRDVVAYSSNALIEPQIFTMSRDGSNKFQVTTVPIAGYHNPGIGFAWAPDGGQLIYPNYDNLYRIERDGSGLTLVAKAPADRHFRMLDWTDRGNRIAAQTIGTNINDSEIYLMNADGSDLQLLVENLPGRVESPIFSIDGRSILYTRDVSGYENAEGRQLDAHIFRKNIDGTGLVDLSVNKPAGTNDLYPRYSPTGDKIIFVNAPNDGMGFYDVYMMDAADGKNRVKLFSNAIMPDWK; this comes from the coding sequence ATGTTGAAGACAGCTTCTACCCTTAAGCTTGTTATTTTTCTGATGCTCCTGGTGGGCATGTTTGGCTGTAACGAAGAAAACCTGGTGGAGCCCGAAGGAGAAGGATCTCTCAGCGGGCAGGTACTGGATGCCAGCAGTGGCGAACCCCTGGCTTCGGTCAGTATTTCAACTGCTCCTGCCACCAGTGCCATTGTTACTGATGCCGATGGCCGTTTCAGGATTCCTGATATCGAAGGAGGAGCGTACAACATCATGGCCAAAAAGGCAGGCTATAAACCAGAGTCTGTGTCGGTGGCCGTCAAAAACGACAAGGAAACAGCAGTTATCCTCCAACTCACAGAATCCACCACCGGTAACGGGGCACCCGGTGTTCCGTCTTCGCCTTCACCGGAAGACAATACCATCGGAATCTCCAACAGCGTCACCCTAAAATGGCAGGGCCCAACCTCCTCCAGCAAAGACACCCTCACGTATGATGTGTACCTTTACGAGTCGGGCAGCAACCAAAAAAAAAAGATAGCTGAAGCCATAACCGACACCACGGTAGTTGCTGAAAACCTGATGCACGGCACCACCTACTTCTGGCAGGTTGTGGTAAAAAACAAATCAGACGCAACCACCAACAGCCCCGTGTGGAGCTTCTCGACGACTGCGCTGCCCAATGCGCGCTACCTGTTTGCCCGCTCCGTTGACGGAAACTACGATGTGTTCAGTTCCGACGGCTCTACAGCAGGAACCTTCCGCCTTACCGCTGACTTCAGCCGCGAATGGTGGCCACTCCTGAATCCCAAACGCGATGTGGTGGCTTACTCTTCCAACGCGCTGATTGAGCCGCAGATTTTCACCATGAGCCGCGACGGCTCTAACAAGTTTCAGGTAACAACGGTGCCGATTGCGGGCTATCACAACCCCGGGATCGGCTTTGCCTGGGCTCCGGACGGTGGGCAGCTTATTTACCCGAATTACGACAATCTGTACCGTATTGAGCGCGATGGATCTGGGTTAACACTGGTGGCCAAGGCTCCGGCGGATCGCCACTTCCGTATGCTCGACTGGACAGACCGTGGCAACAGAATCGCGGCACAGACCATCGGTACGAACATCAATGACTCTGAGATCTATCTCATGAATGCAGACGGCTCAGACCTGCAGTTGCTGGTGGAGAACCTACCTGGCCGCGTGGAAAGTCCGATCTTTTCGATTGATGGCAGAAGTATACTTTATACCCGCGACGTGTCTGGCTATGAGAATGCCGAGGGCCGCCAACTGGACGCACATATCTTCCGCAAGAACATAGATGGCACCGGCCTGGTGGATCTATCGGTAAACAAGCCCGCCGGTACCAACGACCTGTACCCGCGCTATTCCCCAACCGGTGATAAAATCATATTCGTGAATGCCCCCAACGATGGAATGGGGTTCTATGATGTATATATGATGGATGCTGCAGACGGCAAAAACCGTGTAAAGCTCTTCTCCAACGCCATCATGCCCGATTGGAAGTAA
- a CDS encoding tetratricopeptide repeat-containing sensor histidine kinase, with translation MKSFLLVGFLLLWFTAYPQSEKITKLQSQLNATSDPNQQVLLLCELSKQHWNKSFTSSLAYANKAIKLAQKIDDKKGLALAYNNIGVAYDMYGDYSKASSYYFKSLRIREAIGDSAGLSASYNNIASVYAIQSNYAKSIELYNKSMNIALALQDTPAVAMALGNLGSVYQQQQQLDKALDYILRGLELEKNNHNIPGVLISLNNIGLIYSEKGEWEKALPYHNKAMKIARENGDIVDEAYSLNALAEAYMAGNRSDLALPYALENLQLVQKLNSKDEIQIAAEQLNKLYVNLGDYRNAHKYLTLQNQYEDSVQLAEVKTQLIGLQLRYEKEKAEQENLLLKAEASLQQQALQRRNAIQLITVVALLTVCVVAFGFFKGRQRLHRVNALLLQSNTDIQRHSDTLTLQKEQLANQAALLSSQKEELERLNSIKDRLFSVIAHDLKGPLVSLKGLLHLAAKGTVPQEKMKHFMASLEASQQNSLWLLDNLLLWAKAQMSGLLVRPEEIDILDLIKQNLLLLAPQVDQKQVSVTCSLEPGLVLQADREMTNLVVRNLVSNAIKFCKRGDTISISGYREGTCISLAVTDTGIGMAPERLPNLFSGGNASSRGTANEKGSGLGLPLCKYFVEQNHGSIQVESVPGEGSTFTVKLPAASPKQQASEHTAQQEALAI, from the coding sequence ATGAAATCATTTCTACTCGTAGGATTCCTTTTATTGTGGTTCACAGCCTATCCTCAGTCTGAAAAAATCACGAAACTTCAATCACAGCTAAATGCAACTTCTGATCCCAATCAGCAGGTGCTGCTCCTTTGTGAGCTAAGCAAGCAGCACTGGAACAAATCGTTTACCTCGTCGCTGGCTTATGCCAACAAGGCCATTAAACTCGCGCAGAAAATAGACGATAAAAAAGGACTGGCTTTGGCCTATAACAACATCGGTGTGGCCTACGACATGTACGGCGACTACAGCAAGGCCTCCTCTTATTACTTTAAGTCTCTCCGCATTCGGGAAGCCATTGGCGACTCGGCCGGTCTTAGCGCCTCCTACAATAACATTGCCTCGGTGTATGCCATACAGTCGAATTATGCAAAGTCTATTGAGCTGTATAATAAATCGATGAATATTGCCCTTGCGCTACAGGATACGCCTGCCGTGGCAATGGCACTGGGTAACCTGGGCAGCGTATACCAGCAGCAGCAGCAACTCGATAAGGCGCTTGATTATATCCTGCGCGGCCTGGAGCTGGAGAAAAACAACCACAACATCCCCGGTGTGCTGATTAGCCTGAACAATATCGGACTTATCTATTCTGAAAAGGGAGAATGGGAGAAGGCGCTGCCTTATCACAACAAAGCCATGAAGATTGCGCGGGAGAACGGTGATATTGTGGATGAAGCCTACTCGCTCAATGCCCTGGCAGAGGCTTACATGGCCGGAAACAGATCAGACCTGGCCCTACCCTATGCCCTGGAGAATTTGCAACTGGTTCAAAAGCTAAACTCAAAAGACGAGATACAGATAGCTGCAGAGCAGCTTAATAAGCTATACGTGAACCTGGGCGACTACAGAAACGCGCATAAATATCTCACCCTCCAGAACCAGTACGAAGACAGCGTACAGCTGGCAGAGGTTAAGACGCAGCTTATCGGGCTGCAGCTAAGGTATGAGAAGGAGAAGGCCGAGCAGGAGAATTTACTGCTCAAGGCCGAGGCTTCACTGCAGCAGCAGGCCCTGCAGCGCCGGAATGCCATACAACTCATAACAGTGGTCGCGCTGCTCACAGTCTGCGTGGTGGCTTTCGGGTTCTTTAAAGGGCGCCAGCGCCTGCACCGGGTAAACGCCCTGCTGCTGCAAAGCAACACCGATATTCAGCGCCACAGCGATACGCTAACGCTGCAGAAAGAGCAGCTGGCAAACCAGGCTGCCTTGCTCAGCAGCCAGAAAGAGGAACTGGAGCGGCTTAACTCCATCAAAGACCGGCTATTTTCGGTTATCGCCCACGACCTGAAAGGCCCGTTGGTATCGCTGAAAGGCCTGCTGCACCTGGCTGCCAAGGGCACAGTGCCTCAGGAGAAGATGAAGCATTTCATGGCTTCGCTGGAGGCAAGCCAACAGAACTCGCTTTGGCTGCTGGATAACCTGCTGCTCTGGGCCAAGGCTCAGATGAGTGGCCTGCTGGTCCGGCCGGAGGAAATTGACATTCTGGACCTCATCAAACAAAACCTGCTTTTGCTGGCCCCGCAAGTCGACCAGAAGCAGGTAAGTGTGACGTGCTCACTGGAGCCGGGCCTTGTGCTGCAAGCCGACAGGGAAATGACCAACCTGGTGGTGCGCAACCTTGTGTCCAATGCCATCAAGTTCTGCAAGCGCGGCGACACCATCAGTATTTCCGGCTACCGCGAAGGAACCTGTATTTCCCTGGCCGTTACCGACACGGGGATCGGCATGGCACCGGAGCGTTTGCCTAACCTGTTCAGCGGCGGTAACGCAAGCAGCCGCGGCACTGCCAACGAGAAAGGTAGTGGCCTGGGCCTGCCGCTTTGCAAGTATTTTGTAGAGCAGAACCACGGCAGCATTCAGGTGGAGAGCGTTCCTGGCGAAGGAAGCACCTTTACCGTGAAGTTGCCTGCCGCCTCTCCTAAACAGCAGGCTTCGGAACATACTGCGCAACAAGAGGCGCTTGCTATCTAA